A portion of the Adhaeribacter radiodurans genome contains these proteins:
- a CDS encoding RrF2 family transcriptional regulator, producing MLSKKAKYALKALLYLTKNADKGLILISDISERERIPRKFLEAILVDLKTQGLLQSTRGKNGGYALVKDPAQISVGNVVRMIDGPLAPIPCVSHLYYRKCDECVDEITCEIRIVMKKVRDATANILDTTYLTDLEKINSLVA from the coding sequence ATGCTTTCTAAAAAAGCGAAATACGCCCTTAAAGCCCTTTTATACCTCACCAAAAACGCCGATAAAGGCCTGATTTTAATTTCGGATATTTCGGAACGGGAACGTATTCCCCGGAAATTCCTGGAAGCCATTCTGGTTGATTTAAAAACCCAAGGCTTGTTACAAAGTACCCGCGGTAAAAACGGGGGGTACGCTTTAGTAAAAGATCCTGCCCAAATATCAGTAGGTAATGTAGTCCGTATGATTGATGGCCCGTTAGCACCAATACCTTGTGTTAGCCATTTGTATTACCGTAAGTGCGACGAGTGCGTGGACGAAATTACCTGCGAAATCCGGATTGTAATGAAAAAAGTGCGCGACGCTACTGCTAACATTCTGGATACTACCTATTTAACCGACCTGGAAAAAATAAATTCCTTAGTGGCTTAA
- a CDS encoding TonB-dependent receptor, translating to MKKILLLTYSFLLTFFTVYGQENNIIEISGQVTDQEAKGPLPGVSVYVKGTVTGTVTNTTGDFSLRTRLRFPFTLIFSSIGFQQQEYEVTGVGSKLNVAMVTQTVLGKEVVITASRVEESILKSPVAIEKLDIRAIRETPAPSFYDALENVKGVQMTTSSLTFKVPNTRGFNIPNNFRFMQLVDGVDMQAATLGVPLGNAIGPTELDIASVEITPGAASALYGMNAINGMANLITKSPFLHQGLSVYQKTGVNHVDGIDHDPSVLTETAIRYAKAFNNKWAFKINGSYMRGTDWRSNSTTDQNPNTLNTANPGFPELAGANNPAYDAWNKYGDENNNAVTLSGVQYQGKNQTFLVRRTGYWEKDVVSPIVDNLKFDAALHYRLNDNAELSYGYRIGKMDGVFQRGNKIQLDNVRVQNHRLELKGTNYFIRGYASIENTGDSYNVKPMVDNLDITGGGTNQVWGGKFKTALQNELNNGVDLTTAMQIARQSADQGRTEPGTPAFESLKNTIRGINNWDHGAVIPGAPATGGAWLKQMSRLYHADAQYDFGDKIKFVNVLVGLDARIYEIIPDGNNFVDFSRPIEERTLLGGNNVYYKKIGGFGQVTKTLFDNKLKLFGSLRLDYNPEFDPKLNPRLAAVYTLSEQHNFRASFQNGFRFPSLFEALSYVNNGNVRRVGGLSYINEGLGYLDNSYTLTSVNTFNAAVNKDVTAGLTSNDAALKNRSLLDVTNLSATQPERINSFEVGYKSLLLENKLVVDIDAYTNEYSGFLGQVEVAVPASDKVSTDASVIDMLAANRNKQTRYRVYTNAKNKYNNYGSSLGITYNFYQKFTLAGNVNYNNIKTNEEKDVFVTGFNTPKFITNLSIGNREVIKNTGFNIVWKWQDSFLWESPLANGSVPAYHTFDAQVTHRVPKMHTTIKVGGANIFNQRYIQYAAGPTIGGLYYVALTVDGLLNK from the coding sequence ATGAAAAAAATTTTATTACTCACTTATTCTTTTCTGTTAACATTTTTTACTGTTTATGGTCAGGAAAACAATATTATTGAGATTTCAGGTCAGGTAACAGACCAGGAAGCCAAAGGGCCTTTGCCGGGAGTGAGTGTGTACGTGAAAGGTACCGTAACCGGAACAGTAACCAACACTACCGGAGATTTTTCCTTACGTACCAGGTTAAGGTTTCCGTTTACTTTAATTTTTTCATCTATTGGTTTTCAGCAGCAAGAATATGAAGTTACCGGTGTGGGTTCTAAACTGAATGTAGCCATGGTAACACAAACAGTATTAGGGAAAGAAGTGGTAATTACAGCTTCCCGGGTTGAGGAAAGTATTTTAAAATCCCCGGTAGCCATTGAAAAGTTGGATATCCGTGCTATCAGAGAAACCCCGGCTCCCAGTTTTTATGACGCTTTAGAAAATGTGAAAGGGGTGCAAATGACTACCTCGAGCCTTACCTTTAAAGTGCCCAATACCCGCGGCTTTAACATTCCTAATAATTTCCGGTTTATGCAACTCGTTGATGGGGTAGATATGCAAGCTGCTACCTTGGGTGTACCCCTTGGTAATGCCATTGGCCCCACTGAATTGGATATTGCCAGTGTTGAGATTACTCCGGGAGCTGCTTCGGCGTTATACGGCATGAACGCAATTAACGGTATGGCTAACCTGATTACGAAGAGCCCCTTTTTACACCAAGGATTAAGCGTTTACCAAAAGACTGGCGTAAATCATGTTGATGGTATTGATCATGATCCCAGTGTTTTAACCGAAACCGCTATTCGGTATGCGAAAGCATTTAATAACAAATGGGCATTTAAAATTAACGGAAGCTACATGCGCGGAACGGATTGGCGCTCAAACTCAACCACTGATCAAAATCCTAATACTTTAAATACTGCTAATCCGGGCTTTCCGGAATTAGCTGGGGCCAATAACCCTGCTTACGATGCCTGGAATAAATACGGTGACGAAAATAACAATGCGGTTACTTTAAGTGGTGTTCAGTACCAGGGTAAAAACCAGACCTTTTTGGTAAGAAGAACGGGATACTGGGAAAAGGATGTTGTTAGTCCTATTGTAGATAACTTAAAGTTTGATGCGGCGCTGCATTACCGGTTAAATGATAATGCGGAGCTTTCGTACGGTTACCGCATTGGTAAAATGGATGGGGTTTTCCAAAGGGGTAATAAAATTCAGTTAGACAATGTACGGGTCCAGAATCATCGTTTAGAATTAAAAGGGACTAATTACTTCATTCGGGGTTATGCCTCTATCGAAAATACCGGCGATTCCTATAACGTGAAACCTATGGTAGATAACCTGGATATTACCGGGGGCGGCACGAACCAGGTTTGGGGAGGCAAATTTAAAACAGCTCTGCAAAACGAATTAAATAACGGAGTTGATTTAACAACAGCTATGCAAATTGCCCGGCAATCCGCTGACCAGGGTCGGACTGAGCCTGGAACTCCCGCCTTCGAGAGCTTGAAAAATACAATTCGGGGCATAAATAACTGGGATCATGGAGCGGTGATTCCGGGTGCACCCGCTACTGGTGGTGCCTGGTTAAAGCAAATGAGCCGCCTCTACCACGCCGATGCGCAATACGATTTTGGGGATAAAATCAAATTTGTAAACGTATTAGTGGGCTTAGATGCCCGGATTTACGAGATTATTCCGGATGGGAATAACTTCGTTGATTTCTCCCGGCCAATTGAGGAGAGAACTCTGCTCGGTGGCAATAATGTATATTATAAGAAAATAGGTGGTTTTGGTCAGGTAACGAAAACTTTATTCGATAACAAACTAAAACTTTTTGGTTCGTTGCGCCTGGATTACAATCCGGAATTTGATCCTAAGTTAAACCCCCGGTTAGCAGCCGTTTACACACTTTCGGAGCAGCATAACTTTAGGGCTTCGTTCCAGAATGGTTTCCGGTTTCCTTCTTTGTTTGAGGCCTTATCTTACGTAAACAATGGTAATGTACGCCGGGTAGGCGGGTTGTCTTACATAAACGAAGGTTTAGGTTACCTGGATAACTCGTATACGCTAACTTCGGTAAATACTTTTAATGCGGCTGTTAACAAAGACGTAACCGCCGGACTTACCTCTAACGATGCGGCTTTAAAAAATCGAAGCTTACTGGATGTTACCAACTTATCGGCCACCCAACCTGAACGGATTAATTCCTTTGAAGTAGGCTACAAAAGCTTACTACTGGAAAATAAATTAGTAGTGGACATTGACGCTTACACCAATGAATACAGTGGCTTTTTGGGCCAGGTGGAGGTAGCAGTACCAGCTTCGGATAAGGTAAGTACGGATGCTTCGGTAATAGATATGTTAGCGGCGAACCGTAACAAACAAACTCGTTACCGGGTGTATACCAACGCTAAAAACAAATACAATAATTACGGATCATCGTTGGGTATTACGTACAATTTTTATCAGAAATTTACTTTAGCTGGTAACGTAAACTATAATAACATTAAAACCAACGAAGAAAAAGATGTGTTTGTAACTGGGTTTAATACACCTAAGTTTATCACCAATTTATCTATCGGCAACCGGGAGGTAATTAAAAATACAGGTTTTAACATTGTCTGGAAATGGCAAGACTCTTTTTTATGGGAGAGTCCGTTAGCGAACGGATCGGTGCCCGCTTATCATACTTTTGATGCCCAGGTTACCCACCGGGTACCAAAGATGCATACAACCATAAAAGTTGGTGGTGCTAATATCTTTAATCAACGTTATATTCAATATGCGGCAGGTCCTACTATTGGCGGTCTATATTATGTAGCCTTAACAGTTGACGGATTATTAAATAAATAA
- the dnaA gene encoding chromosomal replication initiator protein DnaA: MIKDCTTVWKNCLQVIKDNIGEQSYKTWFVPIVPLLLKDNVLTIQVPSQFFYEWLEEHYVGLLKKVIYQELGSEGRLEYSIIVDRGNDFNKPQTVNIPTKKIPTAITNSYQPEQHFLKNPFDSKTIDRNFFNSQLNSSYNFDNYIEGDCNRLARSAGYAVATKPGTTSFNPLMVYGGVGLGKTHLVHAIGNHIKSTWPEKFVLYVSSEKFVNQFIESLKTNTVQDFANFYLLVDILIIDDVQFLSGKEKTQEMFFHIFNHLHQSGKQIVMTSDCAPPKLKGLEERLLSRFKWGLTADLQSPDFETRMAIIQKKMQADGIDIPNNVIEYLAYSVDTNVRELEGVLISLIAQSSLNRKEIDLELAKNALKHIIEDVETEVNLDFIQKTVAEYFDVTLDSLKAKTRKKEIVTARQVAMYFAKEFTSHSLKSIGYHFGGRDHSTVIHSVQTVSDLVDTDKKFKASIQELQKKFKVKTG; the protein is encoded by the coding sequence ATGATCAAAGACTGTACGACAGTATGGAAGAACTGTCTGCAAGTAATAAAGGATAATATAGGTGAGCAAAGCTACAAAACGTGGTTTGTGCCTATTGTACCTTTGTTACTGAAAGATAATGTGCTGACCATACAAGTGCCGAGCCAGTTTTTTTACGAGTGGCTGGAAGAACACTATGTGGGCTTGTTAAAAAAAGTAATTTACCAGGAGTTAGGGAGCGAAGGCCGCCTGGAGTATTCCATTATTGTGGATCGGGGCAATGATTTTAACAAGCCACAAACGGTTAATATTCCTACGAAGAAAATACCAACCGCCATTACTAATTCGTATCAGCCGGAACAGCATTTCTTAAAGAACCCGTTCGATTCTAAAACCATTGATCGTAATTTTTTTAATTCTCAGCTGAACAGTTCTTACAATTTTGATAATTACATTGAAGGCGATTGCAACCGTCTGGCGCGTTCTGCCGGTTATGCCGTAGCTACCAAACCGGGTACTACTTCGTTTAATCCTTTAATGGTATACGGCGGTGTAGGTTTAGGCAAAACGCATTTGGTTCACGCCATTGGCAATCATATCAAAAGCACCTGGCCCGAAAAATTTGTGCTGTATGTTTCTTCCGAAAAATTTGTAAACCAGTTTATCGAGTCGTTAAAAACAAATACAGTTCAAGATTTTGCTAATTTTTACCTGCTCGTAGATATTCTAATAATTGATGATGTGCAGTTTTTGAGTGGCAAGGAAAAGACCCAGGAAATGTTTTTCCACATCTTTAACCACTTGCACCAATCCGGTAAACAAATTGTGATGACTTCGGACTGCGCACCGCCTAAGTTAAAAGGTTTAGAAGAACGATTATTATCGCGTTTTAAGTGGGGTTTAACCGCCGATTTACAAAGCCCTGATTTTGAAACCCGCATGGCTATTATCCAGAAGAAAATGCAGGCTGATGGAATTGATATTCCGAATAATGTAATTGAATACCTGGCTTATTCGGTAGATACCAATGTGCGGGAACTGGAAGGAGTACTTATTTCTTTAATTGCCCAATCATCGCTTAACCGGAAAGAAATTGATCTGGAACTGGCCAAAAACGCTTTAAAGCATATTATTGAAGACGTTGAAACTGAAGTAAACCTAGATTTTATTCAGAAAACGGTAGCCGAGTACTTTGATGTAACTTTAGATTCGCTAAAAGCAAAAACCCGGAAAAAGGAAATTGTTACGGCCAGGCAAGTAGCCATGTATTTTGCGAAAGAGTTTACGAGCCATTCGCTTAAATCAATTGGCTATCATTTTGGCGGTCGCGATCACAGTACTGTTATTCACTCGGTGCAAACAGTTTCAGATTTAGTTGATACGGATAAAAAATTTAAAGCTTCTATTCAAGAATTACAAAAGAAATTTAAAGTGAAAACCGGGTAA